The Haliotis asinina isolate JCU_RB_2024 chromosome 3, JCU_Hal_asi_v2, whole genome shotgun sequence genome segment AATAGTGGTCAGTAAAAGTTCAAAATCACCGAACAGCTTTATATCCTCACTACTTCTCATCAAACAGTAACgtgaaatattgcttttaaaGGGACAGACTAAAAGCTACATAAAACGCAAAGCATCTGATACTTACAGAGTGTCTTGACTAGACGACAAATACTGGTGTAGAGAGGCAAGAACAGTGATAGCCAGCACTTCAAAACTAGACGTTTATATACATCTGCATTCAGTTCACACCCGGAATTGAATTATTACCAGCAGATTATCTAATTTCAGCTCTAACTGCAACtccttcattatttttcatagTTGTTCCGTGTTGCTATGCCTTCGGGGATTATGTCCAATGCAATGTATGTGTGTAGGAGCGGGCGAATGATTGGGGAAGTGATTgcaacactgacaaatgagccGTGACGTAATTATGCCCATTTAAGTGGTTTCCAGTGTATAAATATTAGCATCACCAGTGTCATTGTCTATCCAGTCTTATTGGCAAATTTCTTTCCATCCCTAATCTGAAAGgaacgtttttaccacacaCAAACTGGTTAATGGGTACTAGAATtataatttgtatcctgaacgaCAGTGTGTAATTCATTTCTCAAATGGTTACTCGATAAACTaatcattttgtaaaacaaaggCATTCCCATATCTGCCTACATAGAGACTTAATTACCTTCTACATATATGGTCCCGCCATTCTTTTCTTTCTCATATGTTTGTATCAAATGCATGTCTTTCGGAAGAGCTCATCATTTTGCccatatattttcaagaattcGGTTTGGGTTGGTTCCGTGTTGCTGAGCTGTCAATCCTTATCATTGATACTCATCCTACTTCTGTTGTGTGGATAATAATTAGTTGACTTCCACTACAACTACTCTCTAGCATCAGTTGACATACAAATAACAGACTCATAGTTCTTATTTGTGGTACAACcaatatattaaatatgatgtctCACgctgttctctctctctctctctctctctctctgtgtgtgtgtgtgtgtctctctctctctctaactcTCACtgttctctctctgtgtctgtctatctatctttctatctgtctgtctctttTTTCTACCTCTATCTCTCTCCGCAGGACATATGTACACCCTTGTAGTTGCGGATTGACAAGAAGTTGTCACGTCATTCAGGCATCGCTCTCAACATACATTCCATAATTTACCGAATATCAGTACTCATTGTGTACATGTTTCTCAATATTCGATTGAAGCATCCATGATGCACTAATGTATAATACGGTGAAATACAGTGTAGAAATTCTCACTTGTCAGGAAGAGATTTTAACTGATTCATATGCCGCGTAATCTGCAGATGAAGTATGCACTTCACAAGATGGTGCACTCGTGTGTCACAGTAAAATGTGGATTTCGTCCAGGAGGAAGAAGTATTTCATTGGTTACAAGGAAACGAGACAGTAGCTCTTAAATAGTCTtcatatatcataaatactGCAAAAAGAATTATGCAACTGAAGGTATGGCTAGTGATTCAGTGCTTTGTTTAAGGACACGGGAAAAGGGTAAGTGTAGAATGGTAAAGCTacaggtgggtaggtaggtaggggtTAGTACGGTGGTATGAGGACACATGACAGATGTTTTGACTGGACATTGTCATTTTTGTACAGATGGCATACAGATTCACGTTGGCAGAATGTCATCAATAGCATATTTCATGGACTTCATGTGTTATAGTGTGTGTTATGATGGTATAAACGTAACATGGACACGGGTAAGGACACAGATGTCCATCGGGCTGCTTGAACACAGGGCGTCAAAGCATGAGTATGGAAATATTTGGAGTCATCTTGTCTTCCTTTGGTTGATGCAATTACTTAAACCgttttgaatttgacaacaaataccTGCTTCCCATATGCCAGTCCAGCGTGAAGATCGAGGCAGCCAAAGTAAATAGAAGCTATACaaccattttcataatcatGGCATTCTTTACTATGGCATAGTCCATTACACGATTCCAACAGTATTCTTAATGTACAGTGATAAGAGACAATTCATGTAAGGAAATGTATTGTGTATAAAGTCTTAATTGGTTGTTTATGCTTTGTGTAGCCCACTGCAGTGATTATGATATgaactgtattgattttcaaagattataaagtatattttaaaacactttaCACGTTGTACATTCAGGACAACTCTCGtatgactgaaatgtatttatcaaaCCAAATTAATCAACGTGATAAATTGAAAAAGATCAACCTGGAGAGGTGTCATTACAGACGTTCTAAAACTACCACTCGATTTGAAGTGACTTCTGTAATCTACTAAGGTAGCTTCAAAGAAAATGCTCCCCCACGCTCGTCTCCCTTACCATCTTGGTGATAAACATGtatggttttcatttaattcttggtatatcattgtgcccatgtgattcCCTCAAAGGGAAAGGTTCTTCTTGTGCAACAAAAGTCCATCTGTGCAGCGAATAAGAGAAACAAGACTTTGTTTTGATGACTGTGTTTTAATGTGACATATTTCAAAGCATATACAATAAATAATGCGCATATTGATGATATAGATGAATTGTGACAGTAGAACAGCAGTCTTAGTAGTAGCCATATCCAACACCTGAAACACGAAGAAGAGATATAAGAAGAAGATGCTtattgtcaatttcacaatgtcatTTCTTACGAGTTCTTATCATTTACATATTGCCTCATCCACACTGATTAGATGTTTCACATATGACGAATTAAAGTGTAAAATGACTCTCTTAAAATATGTCCAAGTACTAGCTAAACTGTACATTGAGGGGTTATGATTATTCTCAGTACGCATTTTCtagtgtcctccgccgtgataacgctggaatagtgctaaaagcggcgtaaaaccaaactcactcactcactattctcagTACAATCATATTGGCATTTACCTTTTCCCAAAGCTCCAATTCCTCCGTACACTCCTGGCAGTCCGTAGCCTCCAAATACACCACCAAGGCCGTAGCCTCCGTACACACCGCCAATTCCCTGGCCTCCGTACACACCTCCAATTCCATAGCCTGGGTACAGACCTGGCACTCCATAACCTCCGTACACACCTCCCAATCCGTAGCCACTGTAAAGGGCAGCCTTTCCATACAGTCCAGTCATGCCATAGCTCAAAGGCTCAGCAAAGGCAGTCACAGCCAAACAGGCAACAAGGGCGATAATTTTCATCATTGTGGAAGGCTGAAAGGGAAGTTTACAGTTTCACTCATTATCAAAGTCTGCTCACACTTCTTACACATTTCCTTCAACGAAATCGGCACTTCATCCTACTCACCGTCGGTATTTTACATTTCTCGTTGTGTTGGTTGAAACAGGACTTTCGCTGCTCGATTTGACCCAGAGTTTATGGATcgcaaaacaacaatcaaatttGGAGGACTCAATCAGTATTACAAATAGTGGTCAGTAAAAGTTCAAAATCACCGAACAGCTTTATATCCTCACTACTTCTCATCAAACAGTAACgtgaaatattgcttttaaaGGGACAGACTAAAAGCTACATAAAACGCAAAGCATCTGATACTTACAGAGTGTCTTGACTAGACGACAAATACTGGTGTAGAGAGGCAAGAACAGTGATAGCCAGCACTTCAAAACTAGACGTTTATATACATCTGCATTCAGTTCACACCCGGAATTGAATTATTACCAGCAGATTATCTAATTTCAGCTCTAACTGCAACtccttcattatttttcatagTTGTTCCGTGTTGCTATGCCTTCGGGGATTATGTCCAATGCAATGTATGTGTGTAGGAGCGGGCGAATGATTGGGGAAGTGATTgcaacactgacaaatgagccGTGACGTAATTATGCCCATTTAAGTGGTTTCCAGTGTATAAATATTAGCATCACCAGTGTCATTGTCTATCCAGTCTTATTGGCAAATTTCTTTCCATCCCTAATCTGAAAGgaacgtttttaccacacaCAAACTGGTTAATGGGTACTAGAATtataatttgtatcctgaacgaCAGTGTGTAATTCATTTCTCAAATGGTTACTCGATAAACTaatcattttgtaaaacaaaggCATT includes the following:
- the LOC137278793 gene encoding shematrin-like protein 1: MMKIIALVACLAVTAFAEPLSYGMTGLYGKAALYSGYGLGGVYGGYGVPGLYPGYGIGGVYGGQGIGGVYGGYGLGGVFGGYGLPGVYGGIGALGKGVGYGYY